GCTGGCCGCCCGACTCGGCTACACCGAGCGGCACCTGCACCGGATGCTGCGGGCCGAGATGGGTGCCGGGCCGCTCGCGCTGGCCCGGGCCCAGCGGGCGCAGACCGCCCGGATCCTGATCGAGACGACCGGCCTGGGGATGGCCGAGATCGCGTTCGCCGCCGGCTTCGGCAGCGTGCGGCAGTTCAACGACACGGTCCGCGAGGTGTACGGGATCGCCCCGTCCGAGCTGCGCACGGCCCGTGGCCGGCACCAGGCACCTCCCGGGGCGGGGACCATCACGCTCCGGCTGGCGTACCGCCCCCCGCTGCATGCCCAGGCGCTGCTGGACTTCCTGGCGGTGCGGGCGCTGCCCGGCGTGGACGAGGTCCGCGACGGGACGTACCACCGGGGGTTGCGGTTGCCGCACGGCACCGGCCAGGTGGCGCTGACCCCGGCGGCCGGGCACGTCGCGGCGACGCTGCGGCTGGCCGACCTGCGCGACCTGGCGCCGGCGGTGGCCCGCTGCCGCCGGCTGCTCGACCTGGACGCGGACCCGGCCGCCATCGACGCCACGCTCGCCGCCGACCCGGCGCTCGCCCCGGCGGTCGCCGCCGAACCGGGCATCCGGGTTCCCCGGGCGGTGGACGGCTTCGAGCTGGCGGTCCGCGCCATCATCGGCCAGCAGGTCTCAGTCACCTCAGCCCGCACCACTCTCATCCGCCTACTGGCCGCCCCCGGCTCCACCGAAGACCACGTCGATCATGAGGTTGACGGGCCGAACGGAGATCCAATCGCCGGTCAACCTCATGATCAACGCGTCGGGAACCAGCCTGGGCTGCTCCGGGGGTTTCCCAGCGCGGAGGACGTGCTCGGGAAGCCGGACACCGCGTTCGGGATGCCGGTCGGACGGCGGGAGACGATCCGCGGGCTGGCGCGGGCGGTCATCGACGGGCACCTGGACCTGGCACCGGGCGGCGACCGGGAGGAGACGGTTCGGCGGCTGTTGGCGCTGCCCGGCATCGGCCCGTGGACCGCCGGCTATTTGGCCATGCGCGCCTTCGGCGACCCGGACGTCCTGCTCCCCACCGACCTGGCGGTCCGACGCGGCGCGGCCGCGCTCGGCCTGCCCGACGACCCGAAGACCCTCAGCACGTACGCCGACCGCTGGCGCCCCTGGCGGTCCTACGCCACGATCAGACTCTGGAGAGCGGCATGAGCATCGACAGCACCGTCCTGAGCACCCCGACCGGCCCGCTGAGCATCCTCGCCGACACCGACGGCGAGGTCCTGGCGGCCGGCTTCACCCCGGAACCGGCGGCGCTGCTGCCCCTGGTCCACCCGACCCTACGGGCGCCGCTTCGGCAGCGGGCCGACCTCGGCCCCGTCAGCGCGGCCGTCCGGTCCTACCTGGACGGTGACCTCACCGCCATCGACACGGTGCCGGTGCGGCAGCGCACCGGCGGCGAGTTCATGGCGCACGCCTGGGAGGTGCTGCGCGAGGTCCCACCGGGGACCCCGGTCACCTACACCAGGTACGCGGCGCTGGCTGGCCGACCGCCAGCGGTACGGGCCGCCGCGGCCGCCTGCGCCCGTAACGCGGCGGCGCTGTTCGTGCCCTGCCACCGGGTGCTGCGTACCGACGGCACGCTCGGCGGCTACCGCTGGGGGCTGGACGTGAAGAAGTGGCTTCTCGGTCATGAGCGGCGGTTGACAACAAGCTGACACAAGCATCGACGCCTATTGACGCTACCGTCGGGTAGTGCCTGCGGACAGCGTCGGCAGCCCGGCCGCCCGGGTCGCCGCGGGCCCTCACCCCGTGCACAACCTCTGGCGGTTGCGCCGCTACCTGCGCCCGTACGCCACCGAGTTCGCCTGGCTGATGATCGCGGGGCTCGCCGGAACGGCGGCCGGGATCGTCGTGCCGCTGGTGGTGCAGCGGGTGGTGGATGGGCCGGTGGCCCAGCGCGAGCCCGCCGGCCTGCTCCAGCTCGGTGGCCTCGCGCTGCTGCTCGGCGTGGTCGAGGCGGTGCTGATCTTCATCCGTCGGTGGGTGCAGTCCTCCTCGGCCGTCGGCATGGAGGCGGCGCTGCGCGCCGACGTCTACGCCCACCTCCAGCGGCTGCCGACCAGCTTCCACGACCGCTGGCAGTCCGGTCAGCTGCTCTCCCGGATCACCAGCGACCTGTCGGTGATCCGCCGGTTCCTCTCCTTCGGCGTGTTCTTCCTGGTGCTCAACCTGACCACCTACCTCGTGGTGGTGCTGCTGCTGATCCGCCTGCACGTGGCGCTCGGGCTGCTGGTGGCGGCCAGCACCGTGCCGCTACTGCTGATCACCCGGCGCTTCGCGCGGCACTACCACAGCGCGTCCCGACGGATGCAGGACCAGCAGGGCGACGTGGCCACCCTGGTCGAGGAGACCGCGCAGGGCCTGCGCACCATGAAGGCGTACGGCCGGGGGCCCGAGCTGGTCGCCCGCTTCGCCGATGGGGCCCGGAGGCTGCACGACACCGGCGTACGCAAGGGCCGGTTGCTGGCCAACACCGCGGCGCTGCTCGACCTGGTGCCCAACCTGACCCTGGGCGTGGTGCTGGTCGCCGGGGCGGCCGCCGCCGCGAGGGGTGTGCTCACCATCGGCGAGGTGGTCGCGTTCGTCAGCCTCCAGTTGATGCTCATCTGGCCGGTGCAGACGCTCGGCTGGATCATCGCCAACGCTCAGGAGGCGGCCACCGCCGCCGACCGGATCCTGGAGGTGCTGGACACCCCACCGCAGATCGTCGACGCGCCCGGCGCGGTCGCGCTGCCCCGCGACGCGGTCCACGGCCGGCTCCGCTTCGAACGGGTCGCGTTCCAGTACCCGGGCACCAGCGAGCGGGTGCTACGCGAGATAGACCTGACCATCGAGCCGGGCGAGACCGTGGCGCTGGTCGGGGCCACCGGCTGTGGCAAGAGCACACTGCTCTCCCTGGTGCCCCGACTGCACGAGGTGACTGACGGTCGGATCACCCTGGACGGGCACGACCTGCGGGAGCTGCGGCTGGACTCGCTGCGCCGACTGGTCGGGGTGGCGTTCGAGGAGCCCACGCTCTTCTCCATGTCGGTCCGGGAGAACCTGACCCTGGGGCACCCGGACGCCGGTGACGACGAGGTCCGCGCGGCCCTCGCGCTCGCCCAGGCCGATTTCGCGTACGACCTGCCGTGGGGTCTGGCCACCCGGGTCGGCGAGCAGGGGTTGTCGCTCTCCGGCGGGCAGCGGCAGCGGCTGGCGCTGGCCCGGGCGGTGCTCGGCCGGCCGGCGTTGCTGGTGCTGGACGACCCGCTGTCCGCCCTCGACGTACACACCGAGGCGCTGATCGAGGCAGCGCTGCGGCGGGTGCTCCGGGACAGCACCGCGCTGCTGGTGGTGCACCGACCGTCGACCATCGCGCTGGCCGACCGGGTCGCCCTGCTCGACGGCGGGCGGATCGCCGCGATCGGCCGGCACTCCGAGCTGTTGGCCACCGTGCCGGCCTACCGGGCGCTGCTCGCCGCCGAGCCGCCAGCCGGGCGGCCACCACCTGCCGGGCCGGACACGTCCGCGTCGTCCACCTCGGACGGATGGGGGCTGGTGCGCTCATGACCGTGCGGGAGGCGGCCGACCCACCGCCCGGGGAAGAACCGGAGTTCGCCCGCTGGCGCGGGACGGCCACCGACCCGGAGGCCGACCGGAGCCGGGCCGAGGAGACCAGCCCCGAGGCGGTGGCCCGGCTGCGCCGGCTCAGCCGGGCGCTGCTGGCCGACCTGCTCCGGCCGCACCGGAGTCGGCTCGCCGGCGCGGTCGGCCTGCTGCTGGCCCAGAACGCCGCGGCGATGGCCGGCCCGTACCTGGTCATGATCGGCATCGACCGGACCATCGCGCCGTTGCGGGCCGGTGACGCCGGCCCGGTGGCCGCCGTCGCCGGGGCGTTCGCCGTCGCTGCGGCGACCGAGTACGCGGCCCGCCGAGGTTTCCTCGCGCTTTCCGCCCGGATCGGCCAGGCCGTCCTGCTGGACCTGCGGCAGCGGGTGTTCGGGCACTTCCTGCGACTGTCGGTGGGCTTCCACGAGCGGTACACCTCCGGCCGGATGGTCTCCCGGCTCACCAGTGACCTGGACTCGATCGCCGAGCTGGTCGACGGCGGGATCGACAGTCTGGTGCTGGCCGCGCTGTCGATCCTGTCGGTGGCCGCCATCCTGCTCTGGCTGGACCTGCCGCTGGCCTCCGTGACGCTGTTCGCGTTCCCGTTCCTGTTCTGGCTCTCCCGCTGGTTCGCCCGGGCGTCGGCCAGCGCGTACCGACGGACCCGGGAAGCGGTCGCGCTGGTCATCGTGCACTTCGTGGAGTCCATGCGGGGCATCCGGGCGGTGCAGGCGTTCCGTCGGGAGCCGCGCAACCAGCGGATCTTCGTGGCGCTCGGCGACGACTACCGGCAGGCCAGCCTGCACGCGTTCCGCCTGATCGCCACGTACTCCCCGGCGATCAAGCTGATCGGCAACGTCACGGTGGCGGTGGTGCTCTGCTACGGCGGCTGGCGGGTGCTCGGCGGGCATACCGAGGTCGGGGCGCTCGCCGCGTTCCTGCTCTACCTGCGCCGCTTCTTCGAGCCGATGCAGGAGCTGAGCCAGTTCTACAACTCGCTCCAGTCGGCCACCGCAGCGCTGGAGAAGCTGGCCGGCGTGCTGGACGAGCGACCGGCGGTCGCCGAGCCGGCCCGGCCGGTGCCGCTGCCGACCGGCGCCGGCCGAGGGGAACTGGCCTTCCGGGCGGTCTCCTTCGGCTATCGCGCCGACACCCCGATCCTCGCCGGGCTGGAGCTGACCGTGCCGGCCGGGCAGACCGTCGCGTTGATCGGGCCGACCGGCGCGGGAAAGTCGACCATCGCCAAGCTGGTCGCCCGGTTTCACGACCCGGACAGCGGTGCGGTCCGGATGGACGGCATCGACCTGCGTGCGGTGAGCGACGCCGACCTGCGCCGTGCGGTGGTGCTGGTGACCCAGGAGAACCACCTGTTCAGCGGCACCGTGGCGGAGAACATCCGGTTCGGTCGGCCCGGCGCCGACGACGCCGCAGTGCAGGCCGCCGCCCGGGCGATCGGCGCGCACGAGTTCATCACCGCGCTACCAGAGGGGTACGCCACGCAGGTGCACCGGCGCGGCGGCCGGCTCTCCGCCGGGCAGCGGCAGCTCGTCGCGTTCGCCCGGGCGTTCCTGGCCGACCCGACCGTGCTGATCCTGGACGAGGCGACCTCCTCGCTGGACGTGCCGACCGAGCGGCTGGTGCAGCGGGCGCTCGGCACCATCCTGCGGGACCGGACCGCCCTGGTGATCGCGCACCGGCTCTCCACCGTGGAGACCGCCGACCGGGTGCTCGTCCTCGATGGTGGGCGGATCGTCGAGGACGGCCCGCCCGCCGTGCTGGCCGAGGCCGACGGCCGGTACGCGGCCCTGCACCGTCAGTGGCGCGACTCGATGATCTAGGCGCGCACCGACCCGCGGTCGACGGTGCGCACCGACCCGCCGTCGACGGTGCGCACCGTCCCGGCCTGCCTGTCGGCGCAGGCAGCCGTCGTGTCCCGGCCGCAACTACGTGGCCCGGCACCCGCGCGGTGCCTACGATCGCAGGATGACCGATACGGCGAGGACGGCCCGCGCCGGTCTGCCCGAGCGTCCGAGTTTGGACGGGCTCGAGGAGACCTGGGCGCGCCGCTGGCAGGAGGAGGGCACGTACGCGTTCGACCGCTCCAGGTCGACTGTTCCGGGTCGCGACGCGGCGTCAGACGCGCCGAGCCGGAGTGGTCGCAGGGTGGACGTGTACTCGATCGACACCCCGCCGCCGACCGTATCGGGCGAGCTGCACATGGGACACGTCTTCTCGTACACGCACACCGACACCACGGCGCGGTACCAGCGGATGCGCGGCAAGGCCGTCTTCTACCCGATGGGCTGGGACGACAACGGCCTGCCCACCGAGCGCCGGGTGCAGAACGTGTACGGGGTGCGCTGCGACCCGGCGCTGCCGTACGACCCGGTGTGGCGGCCACCGGCGACGCCGGTCGACGAGGCGGCACTCCGTGACCCCACCCCGATCTCGCGACGCAACTTCATCGAGCTATGCGAGCGGTTGACGGTCGCCGACGAGCAGGTCTTCGAGGCGCTCTGGCGACGGCTCGGGCTCTCGGTGGACTGGTCCCTGACGTACACCACGATCGGCCGGGTCGCCCGGGCGACCAGCCAGCGGGCGTTCGTGCGCAACCTGCTCCGCGGCGAGGCGTACCAGTCGGAGGCGCCGACCCTGTGGGACGTTGGCTTCGCCACCGCGGTCGCCCAGGCCGAGCTGGAGGACCGGGAGCGCCCCGGCGCCTACCACCGGCTGCGGTTCACCGGGCCGACCGGACGGGAGGTGCTCATCGACACCACCCGGCCCGAGCTGCTGCCGGCCTGTGTGGCACTGGTCTGCCACCCCGACGACGAGCGGTACGCCGACCTGGTGGGCGGCACGGTGCGCAGCCCGCTGTTCGACGTCGAGGTGCCGGTGCACGCCCACCCGCTCGCCGACCCGGCCAAGGGCACCGGCATCGCGATGGTCTGCACGTTCGGCGACCTGACCGACGTGACCTGGTGGCGTGAGCTGCGGCTGGCCACCCGAGTCGTGATCGGCCGGGACGGCCGGCTGCTTCCCGAGCCGCCGGCCGGGGTGCCGGCACAGCCGTACGCGGCACTGGCCGGGCAGACCGTCAACAGCGCCCGCCGGACGATCGTCGGGATGCTGGCCGACGCGGGTGACCTGATCGGCGAGCCGCGCCCGATCACCCACCCGGTCAAGTTCTACGAACGCGGCGACCGGCCGCTGGAGATCGTCTCGACCCGGCAGTGGTACCTGCGCAACGGCGGCCGGGATGCCGAGCTGCGGGCGACGCTGCTGGCCCGGGGCGAGCAGCTGCACTGGGTGCCGGCGCACATGAAGCACCGCTACGACAACTGGGTGGCCGGCCTGACCGGTGACTGGCTGGTCAGTCGGCAGCGTTTCTTCGGGGTGCCGGTGCCGGTGTGGTACCGGCTCGACAACGCTGGCGAGCCGGACTGGTCCCACCCTCTCACGCCGGACGAGTCCGCGCTGCCGGTCGATCCATCCAGCGATCCGGCGCCCGGCTACGACGAGTCGCAGCGCGGCCAGCCGGGCGGCTTCGTCGGCGACCCGGACGTGCTGGACACCTGGGCCACCTCATCGCTGACCCCGCAGATCGTCGGCGGTTGGGAGACCGACCCGGACCTGTTCGCCCAGGTCTTCCCGATGGACCTCCGCCCACAGGGGCAGGAGATCATCCGGACCTGGCTCTTCGACAGCGTGGTCCGTTCGCACTTCGAGCACGGCGTGCTGCCCTGGCGGGACACCGTGCTCTCCGGCTGGATCCTCGACCCGGACCGCAAGAAGATGGCCAAGTCCAAGGGGAACGTGGTCACCCCACTGGCGCTGCTGGAGCAGCACGGCTCGGACGCGGTGCGCTACTGGGCGGCCAGTGGCAAGCCCGGCATGGACCTGGCCTTCGACCCGGCGCAGATCAAGGTCGGTCGGCGGCTGGCCACCAAGCTGCTCAACGCGTCGAAGTTCGCGCTCGGGCTGGGCGCGGCGGACGCGCTGCGCACCCCGGCGACCGCCCCGCTGGACCGGGCCATGCTCGCCGAACTGGCCACCGTCGTCACCGCGGCGGGCGCCGCCTTCGACTCGTACGACCACACGGCGGCGTTGCAGGTCACCGAGGCGTTCTTCTGGCGGTTCTGCGACGACTACATCGAGCTGGTCAAGGAGCGCGCGTACGGCACCGGAGCGGCGGCCGACTCGGCGCGGGCGGCGCTGGCCTCGGCACTGTCGGTGCAGTTGCGGCTGTTCGCCCCGGTGCTGCCGTACGTCACCGAGGAGGTCTGGTCCTGGTGGCGGTACGGCTCGGTGCACCGGGCGCCGTGGCCCACCACGCACGAGGTGGCCCGGACGACGGAGGGGACGGGCGACCCGGCGCTGCTACGGCTGGCCGGCGACGCGCTCAGCCAGGTGCGGCGGGCGAAGTCGGAGCGGAAGCTGTCGATGAAGGCAGAGGTGCCGCTGGCGGAGGCGCTCGGGCCGGCGGCGCTGCTGGAACAGCTCACCCTGGTCGCCGACGACCTGCGCGCGGCCGGCCGGATCGGCAAGCTGGACCTGCTCCCCGACCGCACCCCGGAACTCGTCATCGCCTGCGCCTTCTGACCGGCGCGGAAGCGGTCACCAGCCGCGCAGGAAACGCAGGCCGACCAGGATCGCGACCACCGCCGGCCCGACCAGCAGGGTGATCGCCTGGAGCCGGTACTGCATCCGGTGCCGGGTCAACTCGACCGCGTTGCCCAGCACGATCGCCCCGGCCAGCATCATGAACCCGCCCCACCAGCCGGTCTTCAGGTCGATCAGATCCACCCGGATCAGTTGCAGGGTCAGCCCGACCAGCGCGCCGGTGAGCGCGAGCAGGGCCACCGCCCGGTGCAGGCCGCGGGCCAGCGGGTGGGCTGCCCGCCACAGGTAGGTGCCGGCGACAGCCAGGCAGGGCAGCACCACCAGCGCCGGCCAGCCCCGGCCCATCACGCCGAACATCAGCAGCGCGCCCACCGCGAACACCAGCGTGCCGACGCAGGCGATGACGTACCCGGCGAAGGCCCGGCCGCCGCCCCGGGCCAGCAGCGGCCCGCCGCTGGCCGCGATCAGCGCGCCCGGGATCAGGATGAACCCGGCCCACCAGTGGAACCGTCCGCTGCCCTGGGCGGCCGTCGCGACCGTGGCGCAGACGAGCCCGGCGACCGCCAGGCTGGTCAGCCACGGCCGGCTGCTTCGGGAGTACGGTTCAGCCAACGACGTCCGCTCCGCTTCGACGTTCACGCCCACCAGCCTGGCCCGAGGCACCCCTGCCGGTACATCCGGCCAGCCCTACCGACCGCGGGTGGCTGGCCGGAACAGCGACTCGCACCGGCCTCAGCTCGTCTCGCCGGCCACGCTGAACGAGCGCAGGCGGTCGATGGCCAGCACGGTGAAGCCGACGCTGACCAACGCGGTCATCACCGCCGCCACCGGCACCGACACGCTGGTCTCCAGCAGCCCGGTGGGGGCGATCCGGTCGGCGAGGGCGATCACGTACTGCTGGATGGAGAGCACCTTGGTGCCGCTGACGAAGTTGCCCAGCAGCCCCTCCCAGATGAGCACGTAGACCAGGCCGAGCAGCACCGGCCGCCGGGTCACCAGGCTGAGCGCGAGGAACAGCGCCGTGTACGCCAGCGCGCCGAGCGTCGCCGCGGCGGCCAGCGCCAGACCGAGGCGTACCGAAGCGGCCAGCACGCCCGCGATGTAGAGCGGCACCGCGACGGTGGCCGCGGTGACCCCTGCGGCCACCGCGAGCTTGGGCAGCACGATCTGCCAGCGCGGCAACGGCTTGGTCAGGATGTGCACCACCGTGCCGTCGTCGATCTCGGCGCCCAGCACGCCGGTGCCGATGATCAGCGCCACCACCGGCAGCACCACGGCCAGCCCGAGGCCGACCAGCACCGGCGGCCCCCACTCGCCCGGGTCCACCCCCAACGAGCGGCAGAGCACGGCCAGCCCGAGCAGCACCAACGGCAGCGGGAGCAGCAGCAGGAACCGGCGCCGGCCGAACAGGCCGCGCGCGGTGATCCAGGTAACGGTCGACATGTTCTCAGGCCTCCACCAGGTAGGAGAAGACGCTCTCCAGGGACTCGTCGGACGGCACCAGCTGGCGCACCCGGATGCCCCGGTTCAGCGCGATCCGGGGCAGCGCCCGGGTGAAGGCGCCGTAGTCGCCGGCGCGCACGGTCAGGCCGGTGCGGTCCAGCTCGACCCCGCTCACCGACGGTTCGGCGATCAGCGCCACGGCCAGCGCCCGGTCGTCGGTGGAGCGCACCGCGAAGACGTGCGGCCGGTTGGTCATCAACCGGCGGATGGTCCGGAAGTCGCCGGAGGCCGCCAGGCGGCCGGCCACCATCACCTGGACCGTCCCGGAGACCTGCTCGACCTCCTCCAGGATGTGCGAGCTGAACAGGATGGTCCGGCCGGCGTCGCCCAGGGTGTGCAGCAGCTGCATCATGTGCAGCCGCTGGCGCGGGTCCATCCCGTTGAACGGCTCGTCGAGCAGCAGCACCTGCGGGTCGTGCACCAGCGCGGCGGCCACCCGGGCCCGTTGCCGCATGCCCTTGGAGTAGGTGCCGATCCGCCGGTCCTGCGCCGACTCCAGCTCCACCAGGTCGATGGCCCGTCGGGCCGCCGCCGCCGGGTCGGCCAGCCGGTGCAGCTTCGCGCTGGCCAGCACGAACTCGTACGCGCTGAGGTAGCCCTGCACCGCCTCCCGCTCGCTGACCAGCCCCAGCCGCCGGTAGACGTCGGGGTTGCGCCAGGTCGGCTCGTCGTCGAGCGTCACCGTGCCTCGCGACGGGGAGAGGAACCCGGCCATCATGTGCAACAGCGTGGTCTTGCCAGCGCCGTTCGGGCCGAGCAGCCCGGTCACTCCCGGCCCGAGGGTCATGCTGATGTCGTTGACGGCGACCACATTGCCGTACCACCGGGACACCCCGGCCAGGCTCAGCGTGCTCATCAGGAGGCGACCTTCCGGTAGCGGGCCAGCAGGAGGGCGGTCGCGCCAGCGACCAGCAGCACTGCGGCCAAGGCGTAGACCGGGCCGAACCTGCCGATCGACGGGCCGCCCTGATCGCCCTCCACCAGCAGGTCGCCCAGCGACCAGATGCCGACGCCCTGCACCAGGGTGGAGGGCGAGGCCAGCCCGGCCAGCTCGTTGGCCGTCCGCGACGGCAGGATGCTCAGCGTGCCCACGATCGGGGTGGTCATCAGGAAGACCGCGACCACGCCGCCGGCGGCGAAGGCGCGCTTGCCGGTC
The nucleotide sequence above comes from Micromonospora sp. NBC_00389. Encoded proteins:
- a CDS encoding DNA-3-methyladenine glycosylase 2 family protein; the protein is MEMDFERCYRAVDSRDQRFDGWFYTGVTSTGIYCRPSCPATTPKRQNVRFFPSAAAAQGAGLRACRRCRPDAAPGSPQWDIRADVVGRAMRLISDGVVDRDGVPGLAARLGYTERHLHRMLRAEMGAGPLALARAQRAQTARILIETTGLGMAEIAFAAGFGSVRQFNDTVREVYGIAPSELRTARGRHQAPPGAGTITLRLAYRPPLHAQALLDFLAVRALPGVDEVRDGTYHRGLRLPHGTGQVALTPAAGHVAATLRLADLRDLAPAVARCRRLLDLDADPAAIDATLAADPALAPAVAAEPGIRVPRAVDGFELAVRAIIGQQVSVTSARTTLIRLLAAPGSTEDHVDHEVDGPNGDPIAGQPHDQRVGNQPGLLRGFPSAEDVLGKPDTAFGMPVGRRETIRGLARAVIDGHLDLAPGGDREETVRRLLALPGIGPWTAGYLAMRAFGDPDVLLPTDLAVRRGAAALGLPDDPKTLSTYADRWRPWRSYATIRLWRAA
- a CDS encoding ABC transporter ATP-binding protein, which translates into the protein MSTLSLAGVSRWYGNVVAVNDISMTLGPGVTGLLGPNGAGKTTLLHMMAGFLSPSRGTVTLDDEPTWRNPDVYRRLGLVSEREAVQGYLSAYEFVLASAKLHRLADPAAAARRAIDLVELESAQDRRIGTYSKGMRQRARVAAALVHDPQVLLLDEPFNGMDPRQRLHMMQLLHTLGDAGRTILFSSHILEEVEQVSGTVQVMVAGRLAASGDFRTIRRLMTNRPHVFAVRSTDDRALAVALIAEPSVSGVELDRTGLTVRAGDYGAFTRALPRIALNRGIRVRQLVPSDESLESVFSYLVEA
- a CDS encoding ABC transporter permease subunit, with protein sequence MSTVTWITARGLFGRRRFLLLLPLPLVLLGLAVLCRSLGVDPGEWGPPVLVGLGLAVVLPVVALIIGTGVLGAEIDDGTVVHILTKPLPRWQIVLPKLAVAAGVTAATVAVPLYIAGVLAASVRLGLALAAAATLGALAYTALFLALSLVTRRPVLLGLVYVLIWEGLLGNFVSGTKVLSIQQYVIALADRIAPTGLLETSVSVPVAAVMTALVSVGFTVLAIDRLRSFSVAGETS
- a CDS encoding methylated-DNA--[protein]-cysteine S-methyltransferase; the protein is MSIDSTVLSTPTGPLSILADTDGEVLAAGFTPEPAALLPLVHPTLRAPLRQRADLGPVSAAVRSYLDGDLTAIDTVPVRQRTGGEFMAHAWEVLREVPPGTPVTYTRYAALAGRPPAVRAAAAACARNAAALFVPCHRVLRTDGTLGGYRWGLDVKKWLLGHERRLTTS
- the valS gene encoding valine--tRNA ligase; protein product: MTDTARTARAGLPERPSLDGLEETWARRWQEEGTYAFDRSRSTVPGRDAASDAPSRSGRRVDVYSIDTPPPTVSGELHMGHVFSYTHTDTTARYQRMRGKAVFYPMGWDDNGLPTERRVQNVYGVRCDPALPYDPVWRPPATPVDEAALRDPTPISRRNFIELCERLTVADEQVFEALWRRLGLSVDWSLTYTTIGRVARATSQRAFVRNLLRGEAYQSEAPTLWDVGFATAVAQAELEDRERPGAYHRLRFTGPTGREVLIDTTRPELLPACVALVCHPDDERYADLVGGTVRSPLFDVEVPVHAHPLADPAKGTGIAMVCTFGDLTDVTWWRELRLATRVVIGRDGRLLPEPPAGVPAQPYAALAGQTVNSARRTIVGMLADAGDLIGEPRPITHPVKFYERGDRPLEIVSTRQWYLRNGGRDAELRATLLARGEQLHWVPAHMKHRYDNWVAGLTGDWLVSRQRFFGVPVPVWYRLDNAGEPDWSHPLTPDESALPVDPSSDPAPGYDESQRGQPGGFVGDPDVLDTWATSSLTPQIVGGWETDPDLFAQVFPMDLRPQGQEIIRTWLFDSVVRSHFEHGVLPWRDTVLSGWILDPDRKKMAKSKGNVVTPLALLEQHGSDAVRYWAASGKPGMDLAFDPAQIKVGRRLATKLLNASKFALGLGAADALRTPATAPLDRAMLAELATVVTAAGAAFDSYDHTAALQVTEAFFWRFCDDYIELVKERAYGTGAAADSARAALASALSVQLRLFAPVLPYVTEEVWSWWRYGSVHRAPWPTTHEVARTTEGTGDPALLRLAGDALSQVRRAKSERKLSMKAEVPLAEALGPAALLEQLTLVADDLRAAGRIGKLDLLPDRTPELVIACAF
- a CDS encoding ABC transporter ATP-binding protein, which produces MTVREAADPPPGEEPEFARWRGTATDPEADRSRAEETSPEAVARLRRLSRALLADLLRPHRSRLAGAVGLLLAQNAAAMAGPYLVMIGIDRTIAPLRAGDAGPVAAVAGAFAVAAATEYAARRGFLALSARIGQAVLLDLRQRVFGHFLRLSVGFHERYTSGRMVSRLTSDLDSIAELVDGGIDSLVLAALSILSVAAILLWLDLPLASVTLFAFPFLFWLSRWFARASASAYRRTREAVALVIVHFVESMRGIRAVQAFRREPRNQRIFVALGDDYRQASLHAFRLIATYSPAIKLIGNVTVAVVLCYGGWRVLGGHTEVGALAAFLLYLRRFFEPMQELSQFYNSLQSATAALEKLAGVLDERPAVAEPARPVPLPTGAGRGELAFRAVSFGYRADTPILAGLELTVPAGQTVALIGPTGAGKSTIAKLVARFHDPDSGAVRMDGIDLRAVSDADLRRAVVLVTQENHLFSGTVAENIRFGRPGADDAAVQAAARAIGAHEFITALPEGYATQVHRRGGRLSAGQRQLVAFARAFLADPTVLILDEATSSLDVPTERLVQRALGTILRDRTALVIAHRLSTVETADRVLVLDGGRIVEDGPPAVLAEADGRYAALHRQWRDSMI
- a CDS encoding ABC transporter ATP-binding protein; its protein translation is MPADSVGSPAARVAAGPHPVHNLWRLRRYLRPYATEFAWLMIAGLAGTAAGIVVPLVVQRVVDGPVAQREPAGLLQLGGLALLLGVVEAVLIFIRRWVQSSSAVGMEAALRADVYAHLQRLPTSFHDRWQSGQLLSRITSDLSVIRRFLSFGVFFLVLNLTTYLVVVLLLIRLHVALGLLVAASTVPLLLITRRFARHYHSASRRMQDQQGDVATLVEETAQGLRTMKAYGRGPELVARFADGARRLHDTGVRKGRLLANTAALLDLVPNLTLGVVLVAGAAAAARGVLTIGEVVAFVSLQLMLIWPVQTLGWIIANAQEAATAADRILEVLDTPPQIVDAPGAVALPRDAVHGRLRFERVAFQYPGTSERVLREIDLTIEPGETVALVGATGCGKSTLLSLVPRLHEVTDGRITLDGHDLRELRLDSLRRLVGVAFEEPTLFSMSVRENLTLGHPDAGDDEVRAALALAQADFAYDLPWGLATRVGEQGLSLSGGQRQRLALARAVLGRPALLVLDDPLSALDVHTEALIEAALRRVLRDSTALLVVHRPSTIALADRVALLDGGRIAAIGRHSELLATVPAYRALLAAEPPAGRPPPAGPDTSASSTSDGWGLVRS